The following proteins come from a genomic window of Sphaerisporangium rubeum:
- a CDS encoding phosphatase, with translation MQTAPSRDELREHLIRTRIAGDIATSRENNLDHYRSLAARDPHYMFGLTLDGDWTYRDILALMAKSAGVSPDPEHRYGQDTIDADRTLDALDAMAGRIAAVLRRDAPRIIVATGHPTGLLTTHLALVRLARERGATLLSPAEQRSFMGKGLGRRRRIRYLDDVAMLDDGGALVHTHDPAPMRAMLEELGGERPDLVIADHGWAGAAGEAGVETVGFADSNDPGLFVGEAEGKVAVTVPLDDNVLPRYYVPMNDYLVARVQSGL, from the coding sequence ATGCAGACCGCGCCTTCGCGGGACGAGCTGAGAGAGCATCTCATCCGGACGAGGATCGCCGGGGACATCGCGACCAGCCGGGAGAACAACCTCGACCACTACCGGTCCCTCGCGGCACGTGACCCCCACTACATGTTCGGCCTCACCCTCGACGGCGACTGGACCTACCGCGACATCCTCGCTCTGATGGCCAAGTCCGCCGGGGTGAGCCCCGACCCCGAGCACCGGTACGGCCAGGACACCATCGACGCCGACCGCACTCTCGACGCTCTGGACGCCATGGCCGGCCGCATCGCGGCGGTGCTGAGGCGGGACGCGCCGCGGATCATCGTGGCCACCGGCCACCCCACCGGCCTGCTCACCACTCACCTCGCGCTGGTGCGCCTCGCGCGTGAGCGTGGCGCGACGCTGCTGTCCCCGGCCGAGCAGCGGTCGTTCATGGGGAAGGGCCTCGGCAGGCGGCGGCGCATCCGGTACCTCGACGACGTCGCGATGCTGGACGACGGCGGCGCGCTCGTGCACACCCACGACCCGGCCCCGATGCGCGCGATGCTGGAGGAGCTCGGCGGCGAGCGGCCGGACCTGGTGATCGCCGACCACGGCTGGGCCGGCGCCGCCGGGGAGGCCGGGGTGGAGACCGTCGGGTTCGCCGACAGCAACGACCCCGGATTGTTCGTCGGCGAGGCCGAGGGGAAGGTCGCGGTCACCGTGCCACTTGATGACAACGTGCTACCGCGCTACTACGTTCCGATGAACGACTATTTGGTCGCGAGGGTCCAGAGTGGTCTGTGA
- a CDS encoding helix-turn-helix domain-containing protein — MGAGERPLSEVKFLTVAEVATVMRVSKMTVYRLVHSGELPAIRVGRSFRVPEQAVHDYLRDAFIEAG, encoded by the coding sequence ATGGGTGCAGGCGAAAGACCTCTCAGCGAGGTGAAGTTCCTGACCGTGGCGGAAGTGGCCACGGTCATGAGGGTGTCCAAGATGACGGTGTACCGGCTGGTGCACTCAGGGGAGCTCCCGGCCATCCGGGTCGGCCGCTCCTTCAGAGTGCCCGAGCAGGCGGTGCACGACTACCTCAGGGATGCGTTCATCGAAGCGGGTTGA
- a CDS encoding ABC transporter permease — protein MRGAEAFGMALEALRVNRLRSALTMFGVVIGVSAVVILVAIGTGAKEAVEGEIAGLGSNIILVVPGQVGLGAAPTQSRLDLADVAYVRRVVGDPAKVTVAVNSGESVRVGRTEVFATVTGTDQYMPNIFDRPLRRGRYLSSTDVDTRRRVAVLGSEVADKLFRDVDPIGRQITVAGVRFRVIGLYEPVGATFGVARDQEVHVPVTTAQRLVGLSRINGIAVGASGPEEIEPLRQRVVRGLAERYPGERFSAVTQTQLLGTIGSVLGMLTGVLAAIAGISLLVGGVGVSNIMLVSVRERTREIGLRKALGARQRDVLSQFLIEAVLLTTIGGVIGILLGVGGSLLIQAVSPVPAAVTWWSIALAFGVSVAVGVFFGVAPARRAARLDPVIALRAE, from the coding sequence GTGAGGGGTGCCGAGGCGTTCGGCATGGCGCTGGAGGCGCTGCGGGTCAACCGGCTGCGCAGTGCGCTCACCATGTTCGGCGTGGTCATCGGGGTGTCGGCGGTGGTGATCCTCGTGGCCATCGGCACCGGGGCCAAGGAGGCGGTGGAGGGGGAGATCGCCGGGCTCGGCAGCAACATCATCCTGGTGGTGCCGGGTCAGGTCGGACTCGGCGCGGCGCCGACGCAGAGCAGGCTGGACCTCGCGGACGTGGCGTACGTGCGGCGCGTGGTGGGGGACCCGGCCAAGGTCACCGTCGCGGTCAACTCCGGTGAGTCGGTGCGGGTGGGCCGTACCGAGGTGTTCGCCACGGTCACCGGGACCGACCAGTACATGCCGAACATCTTCGACCGGCCGCTGCGCCGCGGCCGGTACCTCAGCTCGACCGACGTGGACACCCGCCGCCGCGTCGCGGTGCTCGGCTCGGAGGTCGCCGACAAGCTGTTCAGGGACGTCGACCCGATCGGCCGCCAGATCACCGTCGCCGGTGTGCGGTTCCGTGTCATCGGCCTGTACGAGCCGGTCGGCGCGACGTTCGGCGTGGCGCGCGACCAGGAGGTGCACGTGCCGGTCACCACGGCGCAGCGGCTGGTCGGGCTGAGCCGCATCAACGGCATCGCGGTCGGCGCGTCGGGGCCTGAGGAGATCGAGCCGCTGCGGCAGCGGGTCGTGCGGGGGCTCGCCGAGCGGTACCCCGGTGAGCGGTTCAGCGCGGTCACCCAGACCCAGCTCCTCGGCACCATCGGCAGCGTGCTCGGCATGCTCACCGGCGTGCTCGCCGCCATCGCCGGCATCTCGCTGCTGGTCGGCGGGGTCGGGGTGTCCAACATCATGCTGGTCAGCGTGCGGGAGCGCACCAGGGAGATCGGCCTGCGCAAGGCGCTCGGCGCGCGGCAGCGCGACGTGCTGAGCCAGTTCCTCATCGAGGCGGTGCTGCTCACCACGATCGGCGGTGTGATCGGCATCCTGCTCGGGGTCGGCGGCTCGCTGCTGATCCAGGCGGTGTCCCCGGTGCCGGCCGCGGTCACGTGGTGGTCGATCGCCTTGGCCTTCGGCGTCTCGGTGGCGGTCGGCGTCTTCTTCGGGGTGGCGCCGGCCCGCCGCGCGGCGCGCCTCGACCCGGTGATCGCACTGCGCGCCGAGTGA
- a CDS encoding 30S ribosomal protein bS22 has protein sequence MGSVIKKRRKRMAKKKHRKLLKKTRIQRRNKK, from the coding sequence GTGGGCTCTGTGATCAAGAAGCGCCGTAAGCGCATGGCGAAGAAGAAGCACCGCAAGCTTCTCAAGAAGACCCGCATCCAGCGGCGTAACAAGAAGTAG
- a CDS encoding NAD-dependent epimerase/dehydratase family protein, whose translation MTRTVLVTGVSRHIGARVASALAADPGIDRVIGVDTVPPATADGVATLGRTEFVRVDLRSPDIARVIGAADIDTVVHMSLVTAPSRSAGRSSMKEHNVIGTMQLLAACQRSPTVRRVVVRSTTAVYGSSPHAPAVFTEDAEPAEVASSGYAKDATEVEAYVRGFSRRRPDVTVSTLRFVNFMGPGVDSPLTRYFTQPVVPAVFGFDPRLQFVHEDDGVEVLRRMALEDHPGTYNVTGDGVMLLSQCVRRSGRPTVRVPSAAFRVLGEVARGLGRVDFSPEQIALMSYGRAVDADRLCAELDWRPKFTTATAFDDFLHSRGLFAGAPLSVIDLLGNVGTLWGGGGKR comes from the coding sequence ATGACACGCACCGTGCTCGTGACCGGGGTGTCCCGGCACATCGGAGCCCGCGTGGCGAGCGCACTCGCGGCCGACCCCGGCATCGACCGGGTCATCGGTGTGGACACGGTGCCGCCGGCGACGGCGGACGGCGTGGCCACGCTCGGCCGCACCGAGTTCGTCCGGGTTGATCTGCGCAGCCCGGACATCGCGCGGGTGATCGGCGCGGCCGACATCGACACGGTCGTGCACATGAGCCTGGTGACCGCTCCCTCCAGGAGCGCGGGGCGCTCCTCGATGAAGGAGCACAACGTCATCGGCACCATGCAGCTCCTCGCGGCCTGCCAGCGGTCCCCCACCGTGCGCAGGGTCGTCGTCCGCTCCACGACCGCGGTCTACGGGTCCTCCCCGCACGCTCCCGCGGTGTTCACCGAGGACGCCGAGCCGGCCGAGGTGGCGAGCTCCGGCTACGCCAAGGACGCCACCGAGGTCGAGGCGTACGTCCGCGGCTTCTCCCGGCGGCGGCCGGACGTCACGGTGTCGACCCTGCGGTTCGTCAACTTCATGGGCCCCGGCGTCGACTCGCCGCTGACGCGCTACTTCACCCAGCCGGTCGTCCCCGCCGTGTTCGGCTTCGACCCGCGCCTGCAGTTCGTCCACGAGGACGACGGCGTCGAGGTGCTGCGGCGCATGGCGCTCGAGGACCACCCCGGCACGTACAACGTCACCGGTGACGGTGTGATGCTGCTGTCGCAGTGCGTGAGGCGCAGCGGCAGGCCTACGGTACGGGTGCCGTCTGCGGCGTTCCGCGTGCTCGGCGAGGTCGCGCGCGGCCTCGGCCGGGTCGACTTCTCCCCCGAGCAGATCGCGCTGATGAGCTACGGCCGCGCCGTGGACGCCGACCGGTTGTGCGCCGAGCTCGACTGGCGTCCGAAGTTCACCACCGCGACGGCGTTCGACGACTTCCTCCACTCGCGTGGCCTGTTTGCCGGTGCGCCACTCTCTGTGATCGACTTGCTGGGGAACGTGGGGACACTGTGGGGCGGGGGCGGGAAACGGTGA
- a CDS encoding lysophospholipid acyltransferase family protein, which translates to MRQGDTEREHHGEPGDAQVIPITAARRRAGDGGDTRSVEDRLADLLAFVRRRLAGEYEVDEFGFDPELNDKVLLELIRPLYRHWFRVETSGLEHVPDDAGALVVANHSGTLPVDALMLQVALHDEHPARRPLRLLGADLVYQLPVLGHLSRKSGHTLACPEDADRLMRKGELVGVFPEGFRGVGKPFRDRYKLQRFGRGGFVASAIRAQVPIIPCSIVGAEEIYPKIGDFRTLARLLGLPYLPVTPLFPWFGPLGLVPLPSKWMIRFHEPVRTDTYDPEEADDPMLVFNLTDQVRELIQQQLDRLRLQRGPAFPPFL; encoded by the coding sequence GTGAGACAGGGTGATACGGAGCGTGAGCATCATGGGGAGCCCGGCGACGCGCAGGTGATCCCCATCACGGCGGCGCGGCGGCGCGCCGGCGACGGCGGGGACACCCGCTCGGTCGAGGACCGCCTGGCGGACCTGCTGGCCTTCGTGCGGCGGCGCCTCGCGGGGGAGTACGAGGTCGACGAGTTCGGCTTCGACCCCGAGCTCAACGACAAGGTTCTGCTCGAACTGATCCGGCCGCTGTACCGCCACTGGTTCCGCGTCGAGACCTCCGGGCTCGAACACGTGCCGGACGACGCGGGGGCCCTGGTGGTCGCCAACCACTCCGGCACGTTGCCGGTGGACGCGCTCATGCTCCAGGTCGCGCTGCACGACGAGCACCCCGCGCGCCGGCCGCTGCGGCTGCTCGGCGCCGACCTCGTCTACCAGCTCCCGGTGCTCGGCCACCTGTCACGCAAGTCCGGCCACACCCTGGCCTGTCCGGAGGACGCCGACCGCCTGATGCGCAAGGGAGAGCTGGTCGGGGTGTTCCCCGAGGGCTTCCGCGGCGTGGGGAAGCCGTTCCGTGACCGGTACAAGCTGCAGCGCTTCGGCCGTGGCGGGTTCGTGGCCTCGGCGATCAGGGCCCAGGTGCCGATCATCCCGTGCTCGATCGTCGGCGCCGAGGAGATCTACCCCAAGATCGGGGACTTCCGCACGCTGGCCAGGCTCCTCGGGTTGCCGTACCTGCCGGTCACCCCGCTGTTCCCGTGGTTCGGGCCGCTCGGCCTCGTGCCGCTGCCGTCCAAGTGGATGATCCGTTTCCACGAGCCGGTGCGCACCGACACCTACGACCCGGAGGAGGCCGACGATCCCATGCTGGTCTTCAACCTCACCGACCAGGTGCGTGAGCTGATCCAGCAGCAGCTCGACCGGCTGCGCCTGCAACGGGGGCCGGCCTTCCCGCCGTTCCTGTGA
- a CDS encoding acetoin utilization protein AcuC, whose product MSRSVRVVWDDGLVAYDFGPGHPLAPVRVELTMALARDLGVLDKVEQAGCSPAGDDELALVHDRAYIAAVRQVSATGRPDLSIGLGTADNPAFAGVHDAAALITGATLAAARAVWSGEAEHALNVAGGLHHAMPAAASGFCVYNDPAVAIAWLLSQGARRVAYVDVDVHHGDGVQAVFLDDPRVLTVSLHESPRTLFPGTGFPHETGAEGTSVNVALPAGTGDAGWLRAFHAVVPPLLREFQPDVLVTQQGCDSHALDPLADLMLSVDGQRRTYEALHALAHETAHGRWVATGGGGYELVRVVPRAWTHLIAEAAGSPLDPETATPGSWRELVDRRTGEVPPASMTDGRTAEFPDFADGYDPADAVDRAIVATRKAVFPYHGLDPQP is encoded by the coding sequence GTGAGCCGATCCGTGAGGGTCGTCTGGGACGACGGGCTGGTCGCCTACGACTTCGGCCCCGGTCACCCCTTGGCGCCGGTGCGGGTGGAGCTGACCATGGCGCTCGCCCGCGACCTCGGGGTGCTCGACAAGGTCGAGCAGGCCGGGTGCTCCCCGGCCGGCGACGACGAGCTCGCGCTGGTGCACGATCGCGCGTACATCGCGGCGGTACGGCAGGTCTCGGCCACCGGCCGTCCCGACCTCTCGATCGGGCTCGGCACCGCGGACAACCCCGCCTTCGCCGGGGTGCACGACGCGGCGGCGCTGATCACCGGGGCCACGCTCGCCGCGGCGCGCGCCGTGTGGAGCGGCGAGGCCGAGCACGCGCTGAACGTCGCGGGAGGGCTGCACCACGCCATGCCGGCCGCCGCCAGTGGCTTCTGCGTCTACAACGACCCCGCTGTGGCGATCGCGTGGCTGCTGTCGCAGGGTGCGCGCCGTGTCGCGTACGTCGATGTGGACGTCCACCACGGCGACGGCGTGCAGGCGGTGTTCCTCGACGACCCGAGGGTGCTCACCGTCAGCCTGCACGAGAGCCCTCGCACCCTGTTCCCCGGCACCGGGTTCCCGCACGAGACAGGCGCGGAGGGGACGTCGGTCAACGTCGCGCTGCCGGCGGGGACCGGCGACGCGGGGTGGCTGCGCGCCTTCCACGCGGTGGTGCCGCCGCTGCTGCGGGAGTTCCAGCCGGACGTGCTGGTCACGCAGCAGGGATGCGACTCGCACGCGCTGGACCCGCTCGCCGACCTGATGCTGAGCGTCGACGGCCAGCGGCGCACGTACGAGGCGCTGCACGCGCTGGCGCACGAGACCGCGCACGGCCGGTGGGTCGCCACCGGAGGCGGCGGCTACGAACTGGTGCGGGTGGTGCCGCGCGCGTGGACCCACCTGATCGCCGAGGCGGCGGGATCCCCGCTGGACCCGGAGACGGCGACCCCGGGAAGCTGGCGCGAGCTGGTGGACCGCCGCACCGGCGAGGTGCCTCCGGCGTCCATGACCGACGGACGGACCGCGGAATTTCCCGATTTCGCGGATGGTTACGACCCGGCGGACGCCGTGGACCGCGCCATCGTCGCCACGCGCAAGGCCGTCTTCCCCTACCACGGGCTGGACCCGCAGCCCTAG